The segment TTGACCTCTTTGTTCCTTAGGCTATACACCGCAGGATTTAGCATGGGAATGACCATAGTATAGAACACAGACACAATTTTGTCCATGTCCATAGAATGGCTGGAGGTTGGCTGGGAGTACATAAACATGACTGTCCCATAGAAGATGGAGACTGCAGTGAGGTGAGAAGCACAGGTGGATATAGCTTTCAGGTATCCCTCTATTGAGGGCATTTTCAAGATGGTGGTAAATACGAACAGGTAGGAAATCAAAATAACCAAAAGACCAAAAAAGATGTGGAAGCTTGCTACCAAAACAAGAACCAGCTCACTGACATGTCTAtcagaacaagagagagagacaactgCAGGAATATCACAGAAAAAGTTATGGATCACATTGGACTTACAGAAGAAGAGGTGGAATGTGTTTCCAACATCCACAGAAGCAttcagaaaaccaaaaacataggAGCCTATAGACAAACGAGCACACACACCTGTCGTCATGGTGGTGGTGTAATGGAGGGGTTTGCACACTGCTGtgtagcggtcataggccattgAGGCCAAGAGGTAATTTTCCACAGtggcaaatgctacaaaaaaGAACATCTGAGCAGCACATGCATTGTAGGAGATGACCTTGTCTCCCACAAGTAATCCAGCCATGACCTTGGGAGTGACAGCTGTAGAGTAACAAAGATCCACCAGAGACAGGTTACtgaggaaaaagtacatgggagTGTGGAGACGGGAGTCCAAGAGAATCAGCGCCATCATCCCCAGGTTTCCAACCACATTGATGAGGTAGATGAGGGTGAACATGATAAAGAGGGGGGCCAGCAGTTCTGGGTCACTGGTTAGTCCCAGCAAGATGAATTCAGTCACTTCTGTGTTGTTCTTCATGGTGTTTTTTGGGAATCACAAGATCCCCTGTAGtgataagaaataaagaaacaaagtcatAAACAAATGAGAGATTGAAGTGAAATTCATTCCATATTGTTTGTGTATACACAGACATATGtacaaaatatttcatgataGCAATAATTTTTACTCACAGGTTTCTCCAGATTTAAAGTATGGACTAGACAATAAAAGTTAAGGCACAAATTATCTGTAGAGTTTGACATTGTTAAAACTGAAAGATATCCATGAATTATTTTCCAACTTTTCAATTCTGTGAATTTGTAAACAGTGGTGtagaaaatgtaatttcttgATTATGATGAATCATCTTGAATGAATCTATATATCAATTCAGTTTTTCTCAGCCTAGCAAATGCTTATATCTATGGTCCTTATGTGCCGGAAAAAGCTCTAGACACTTTGTATGAATATTCAGTTATTATTCTCAACAAATCTATGAGACTGATTACTTGTTACCCCCATTTAACGTGTGAAGCACAGAGCTTGAATAATGTATATTTAAGTTTACAAAATTATTATCACCAAAGCCAAACTTAGTGCTCAGGTGGAGTGATTCCCAAGTCCACTGGTCTCACCTGAATTTAAATCAcattaaatttaacttaattcaTGATCAGCCTTTCTCCCATGTCATAAACTCAGTGTTTGGGGTTTCACAGTGACGTAACCAAGAGATACGTCCATGGTGCATGTGGTATAATCACTGTAGCAGTAGGGGCTCGGACAACAAGCAGAGGCAGTCTGGGGAGGGCATGGCATTGAGGATAAAGCTTGGGCTCTGGGACCAGGTTCATGTCAGTCTTAGCATTCACCACTGAGGAGCCTTTAGTCCGAAACTAACTCCCtgttttcttcatctacaaaaggaaaatagtaatGAGACTTCACTCAAGGTATTATTGTAAGACcactgtaagaattaaatgaggtagtatgtaataatataaaaatcaaagtgAGCAAAATGAGGAGTATTTAGTAGAACCTGATTAGTGTAAGGGATAATATTCTTAGTAGGATGTGATGATAGCCTCTCTGTTGGCTTAAGAAAAGTCTGGGGCGACACACAAGCTCAGCGTGGTTGAGTGGTCTGCTGGCATCCCTCTTCAATATGCTTTATATCACACAATTGGTTGGTTTCCTGGGCTCTTCTGTGCCTTCAGTGTTTCTCAGTCTGTCTGCCCTCTGCCTACATGAGTGGCTGTTTCAGCTACCGCATGGGAGCCattcttttgcttcatttctttcttaagatCCATGTTTTAGTTTGTGTTGAAAGTGTCCCCTTTCTTAAactcattctttctctatttttatccCACAGTCGAATCGCAGTGATCACTGGGTAGAAGTTCCTAGTTTGTTGGTCTTTAGCCTGAAGATCTGTGTTTTGGCCAATTACATGTTTTAACATTGTTTACTTGAATGTCATCTTGTGTAGGAATcgtatttttaatcttttcatttgaCTTGGATGACTTTAGAAGGACATTTGTCCCTTGCTAATCATTGGTTCACTGCTGTCCTCCTTAATTCTTTCAACAGATAATGAACAAGATAAAATTAACAGCTACTCAATCAGAGCACACCTatccatctatttttaaaatctcttttaggAGAGCAGCATGATAATGTTTCAGAACGATCAGTAAACTCCCCACGGATGGAAGTCTTGATACATGTGTCTAGCCTCAAACCACTGCTTTAGACGtgccaatgagaaaaaatgaaatatggtcttttgtagcaacgtggatggaactggagagtgttatgctaagtgaaataagtcatacagagaaagacagataccatatgttttcactcttatgtggatcctgagaaacttaacagaagaccatgggggaggggaaggggaaaaaaaagttagagacggagggagccaaaccataagagactcttaaaaactgagaatattctgagggttgatggggggtgggagggaggggagggtgggtgatgggtattgagtagggcacctgttgggatgagcactgggtgttgtatggaaaccaatttgacaataaatttcatatttaaaaaaagaaatttatttctgtgcttaAATAATTCATAGTATGTGTAGATGCCCTGTTGGTTTTGCTTGAATTACATTCCTCACTGAAAGTGTATATAGGACATAGAAGCTTACCTTGCTGCTGGGAAAGAAGGAACAGTCAATCCTGAAGAGTTAGCTTGGAATCAGAAATTCAGCCATGGGATGATGCACACATACTGTGAGAGATAGTCTTCATCAGGTACTAGTCAAATAGTTCCAacatatttataaagtaaataaagataAAGGGAAGAATGCAACATGGAGCCAGGAACCTATGTTGAAGTGCCGAATCCACGATGCAATCCTTGTGTACcttcttatctctaaaatgaagcagaaaattaCTTCTCCCGCATGATTCGAGCAATTTGTCTGTGAAACAGGCTCTATGACATGCCTGTCCGAGGGGTTTTCTAAAGTCAATGAATATAATTCTCATCTTGAGGCGTGTTCCCTGGCCATCATTGGAAGTTCATGACAAATCCTCAGGTGAGGATTTGGCGATGGGAGGAAAGTGTATGTACTAATGACTACTAACATTCAGACAAATATATGATGGCACATG is part of the Felis catus isolate Fca126 chromosome D1, F.catus_Fca126_mat1.0, whole genome shotgun sequence genome and harbors:
- the LOC101090965 gene encoding olfactory receptor 5B3-like; protein product: MKNNTEVTEFILLGLTSDPELLAPLFIMFTLIYLINVVGNLGMMALILLDSRLHTPMYFFLSNLSLVDLCYSTAVTPKVMAGLLVGDKVISYNACAAQMFFFVAFATVENYLLASMAYDRYTAVCKPLHYTTTMTTGVCARLSIGSYVFGFLNASVDVGNTFHLFFCKSNVIHNFFCDIPAVVSLSCSDRHVSELVLVLVASFHIFFGLLVILISYLFVFTTILKMPSIEGYLKAISTCASHLTAVSIFYGTVMFMYSQPTSSHSMDMDKIVSVFYTMVIPMLNPAVYSLRNKEVKNAFKKVVKANLSLSFTS